A genomic window from Melopsittacus undulatus isolate bMelUnd1 chromosome 7, bMelUnd1.mat.Z, whole genome shotgun sequence includes:
- the TIGD4 gene encoding tigger transposable element-derived protein 4, with protein MAEASGSPLSQPTVRRKKSISIEEKIDIISAVESGEKKADIAAKYGIKKNSLSSIMKNKEKVLEAFESLRFDPKRKRLRTAFYTDLEEALVKWYRIAQCLKVPVNGPMLRLKANDFAQKLGHNDFKCSNGWLDRFKSRYGLVFRAQPAEAAATTTVDASTLWYQNVLPYYLNEYQPKNVFYIQETGLFYQMLPHNTFAFKGETCSVGELGKDRITVVVGTNMDGSEKLPLLIIGKNKSPHFSKDVESLPVDYVGNDMAWMTSQVFEQWMHKLDDKFQAQQRRVVILVDSLPAHTEVKNLKSVKLMFFPPDPSSCTTVKQRVIRSLKVKYRHCLIKRFVDCVEGNEEFMLLLRDAIEMLHLCWRALTPETIVKHYKETGFKLETKANGDNTEAESDFNLLAYAEAAGVEFPEGLSLEEYAALDDGLVTYEMPTNNEGVHAKESESDKAGTFVCDEDEEEGDQFQGAEQPLPSKSEALNALDTLRKFLRSQDMDDSLHDSLADLENFIQHVVCK; from the coding sequence ATGGCTGAGGCTTCGGGGAGTCCCCTGTCCCAACCCAcagtgaggaggaaaaaaagcatatcTATCGAGGAGAAAATTGACATCATAAGCGCGGTGGAGAGTGGTGAGAAGAAGGCAGACATTGCAGCCAAGTATGGCATAAAGAAGAACTCCTTGTCTTCAATcatgaagaataaagaaaaagttttggaaGCCTTTGAATCCTTACGATTTGATCCTAAAAGGAAAAGGCTAAGGACTGCTTTTTACACCGACCTGGAGGAGGCACTGGTGAAGTGGTACCGAATTGCCCAGTGCTTGAAGGTGCCAGTAAACGGTCCTATGTTGCGCCTCAAGGCTAATGATTTTGCCCAGAAGCTTGGacataatgattttaaatgcagtAATGGCTGGCTTGATCGTTTCAAGTCAAGGTATGGATTAGTTTTCAGAGCTCAGcctgcagaggcagctgctACTACTACAGTAGATGCTTCAACACTTTGGTACCAAAATGTTCTTCcttattatttaaatgaatatCAGCCAAAAAACGTGTTTTACATTCAGGAGACTGGATTGTTTTATCAGATGTTACCACATAACACATTTGCATTTAAAGGGGAAACTTGTTCTGTAGGTGAACTAGGCAAAGACAGAATAACTGTAGTGGTGGGTACAAATATGGATGGCTCTGAGAAACTTCCTTTGCTTATtataggaaaaaacaaaagtccACACTTTTCCAAAGATGTGGAGTCGCTGCCTGTGGATTATGTAGGAAATGATATGGCATGGATGACTTCACAAGTGTTTGAACAGTGGATGCACAAACTTGATGACAAATTTCAAGCACAGCAGCGACGAGTAGTTATTCTTGTTGATTCTCTCCCAGCTCACACAGAAGTAAAGAACCTGAAGTCTGTCAAGTTAATGTTCTTTCCTCCAGACCCTTCTTCATGTACAACTGTGAAACAAAGGGTTATCAGAAGTCTGAAGGTTAAATACAGGCACTGTCTCATCAAGAGATTTGTTGACTGTGTAGAAGGTAATGAAGAGTTTATGCTGCTTCTTCGTGATGCAATTGAGATGTTGCACCTATGCTGGAGGGCATTAACACCAGAGACCATTGTAAAACATTATAAAGAAACAGGATTCAAATTAGAAACCAAGGCAAATGGTGACAACACAGAGGCTGAAAGTGATTTTAATTTGCTTGCAtatgcagaggcagctggagtgGAGTTTCCAGAAGGTTTATCTTTGGAGGAATACGCAGCTCTAGATGATGGCTTGGTAACTTACGAAATGCCCACAAATAACGAAGGGGTGCATGCCAAAGAAAGCGAATCAGATAAAGCTGGGACATTTGTTTGTgatgaagatgaggaggaaggtGATCAATTTCAGGGAGCTGAACAGCCTTTACCATCAAAATCTGAGGCTTTGAATGCTTTAGATACCCTTCGAAAGTTCCTCAGAAGTCAAGACATGGATGATTCTCTTCACGATTCCCTAGCTGACCTGGAGAATTTTATTCAACATGTagtatgtaaataa